GCGGGGCGACCAGCATCACCATGCCCAGGCCCAGGACGAGCACGGCGGGCAGCACGTCCCCGACATAGGAGGCGTCCGGTCCGACCCGCAGCATCAGCAGCATCCCGGCCGCGCACAGCAGCGGTCCGACGGTGAGCGGCAGACGCGGCCCGATCCGCTCGGCCAGCTCGCCGGAGCGCGCGGACAGCAGCAGCATCAGCAGGGTCGTCGGCAGCAGCGCCGTGCCGGCGCCGAGGGCCGACCAGCCCACCACCGTCTGCAGCTGCACCGCCGAGAGGAAGAAGAAGCCGCCGAAGGCCGCGTACACGCACAACGTGACCAGGTTGACGGCGGTGAACTGGCGTGAGGCGAAGACGTCCGTCGGCATCATCGGGTCCGGCCGCCGCCGCTCCACGACGACGAAGGCCGCCCCGGCCGCCACCCCGGCGACGCCCGCCGCCACGACGGCCGCCGAACCGCCGGGGGCCTCGATCAGCGCGTACGTCACCAGTGCGAGGGCGAGCGCCCCGAGCACCGCGCCGAGGACGTCGAACCGACCGTGCGCGAGCCGGTCCCGCGACTCGGGGACGTGCCGCAGCGCCACCGGCACGCACACCGCGGCCAGCGGCAGGTTCAGCAGGAACACCCACCGCCAGCCCGGACCGTCCACCAGCCAGCCGCCCAGGAACGGCCCGACGGCCGCGCCGACGCCCCCGAACCCCGACCACAGCCCCACCGCCCGCCCCCGGTCGTCGGGGTGGAAGGAGGCCTGGATGAGCGCGAGGGAGCCCGGGGTGAGGAGGGCGCCGCCGACGCCCTGCAGCGCCCGCGCGGCCACCAGCACGCCTGCGCTCGGGGCCAGCCCGCACAGCAGCGAGGCAGCGGCGAACCACACCACCCCCACCACGAACACCTTGCGCCGTCCGTAACGGTCGCCGAGGGAGCCGCCGAGCAGGATCAGCCCGGCCAGCGTCACCATGTA
The window above is part of the Streptomyces sp. NBC_00425 genome. Proteins encoded here:
- a CDS encoding MFS transporter, which codes for MPDVRLASPRGRWILLTTVLGSSMAMLDSTVVNVALPRIGRDLDADLAALQWTVNAYMVTLAGLILLGGSLGDRYGRRKVFVVGVVWFAAASLLCGLAPSAGVLVAARALQGVGGALLTPGSLALIQASFHPDDRGRAVGLWSGFGGVGAAVGPFLGGWLVDGPGWRWVFLLNLPLAAVCVPVALRHVPESRDRLAHGRFDVLGAVLGALALALVTYALIEAPGGSAAVVAAGVAGVAAGAAFVVVERRRPDPMMPTDVFASRQFTAVNLVTLCVYAAFGGFFFLSAVQLQTVVGWSALGAGTALLPTTLLMLLLSARSGELAERIGPRLPLTVGPLLCAAGMLLMLRVGPDASYVGDVLPAVLVLGLGMVMLVAPLTATVLASVDVSRAGLASGVNNAAARAAGLVAVAALPLLTGMGPETYRSADAFDAAFGRAMVICAAALAAGSLTAFLTVRRPPPDCRRPECRTHGSVLAPPLEGQRARKRLG